From [Clostridium] symbiosum, a single genomic window includes:
- a CDS encoding DUF6382 domain-containing protein, which yields MEVRYQREVNHNYMILDALGPGGGYECRMLAANSIKGLLKFRVRQYEEKREFYYEITSKQPLKRLLEQRKISGGELRSLLLGISAVTVRIEEFLLKEEQLLLDPDFIYIDPDSFTVYLCLLPGYSCNFPEVLSGLLQYLLEKINHQDREGVVMAYNLYQESLRENYGMADLLRHLTGAGDGVFGNRRKGGAVKGGGPGQTGWNGAPCLPENSFEERETEAYEARQQDSEIDSQASHMKGTYGAGTYMKGAYLAGSGKEESGMEGLYTKGLFSERSYAGEPYTESVYAKKSYPEKSYEEEQYMEAAYMKPPYMRPSQAKSPHVEDSCMPSPNQRGFCTGYHGNEKCHTEKNKTGRQERGKKNPKKIQDGEKPKQGRGRIRIKDFLRILAFLAGAELGVWYFTGTEGIGRYGGWLAAGAVIIFLMKFLSAHVKEEPGVGDSKISNKSPAHRTTGKRTEKAGDKSRYDEQDAIAGTEFLLRPESEEEYRQRMMEERKREERHSREEGTALLSENAGQSAGPVLVSMGENENRIEIPYLPFVIGKHAELADFCLSRPTVSRLHLRIDKREGVYIVTDLNSTNGTTVEGYKLQANETVSIRDGDIISIAEVKYRFAEMQQGQKSVTDNLKKM from the coding sequence GTGGAAGTTCGTTATCAGAGAGAGGTCAATCATAATTACATGATATTGGATGCCCTTGGACCGGGAGGGGGATATGAATGCCGTATGCTTGCGGCAAATTCCATTAAAGGCCTGTTGAAATTCAGAGTGAGGCAGTATGAGGAGAAAAGGGAGTTCTATTATGAGATAACATCAAAGCAGCCATTAAAGAGGCTGCTGGAACAGAGAAAAATAAGCGGAGGGGAACTCCGCTCCCTTTTGCTGGGAATTTCCGCTGTGACGGTAAGGATAGAGGAATTCCTTTTGAAAGAAGAACAATTACTCCTGGATCCGGATTTTATCTATATAGATCCCGACAGCTTTACAGTCTATCTCTGCCTCCTGCCCGGGTATTCCTGTAACTTTCCAGAAGTCCTCTCAGGACTTTTGCAGTACCTGTTAGAAAAGATAAACCATCAAGACCGGGAAGGCGTAGTTATGGCTTATAACCTGTATCAGGAGAGCCTGCGGGAGAACTATGGAATGGCGGATCTGCTGCGGCACCTGACAGGAGCCGGGGATGGAGTCTTTGGAAACCGGAGAAAAGGTGGAGCGGTAAAAGGAGGCGGCCCCGGGCAAACAGGGTGGAATGGAGCCCCCTGTCTGCCGGAAAACAGTTTTGAGGAGCGTGAGACAGAGGCGTATGAAGCCCGGCAGCAGGATAGTGAAATAGATTCACAAGCATCACATATGAAAGGTACTTATGGAGCGGGAACTTATATGAAAGGAGCTTATTTAGCTGGCTCAGGTAAGGAAGAATCAGGCATGGAGGGACTTTATACAAAAGGGCTATTTTCAGAAAGATCTTATGCGGGAGAACCGTATACGGAAAGTGTTTATGCGAAAAAATCATATCCGGAAAAGTCATATGAGGAAGAACAATATATGGAAGCAGCGTATATGAAACCGCCATATATGAGACCTTCTCAAGCAAAATCACCTCATGTGGAAGATTCCTGTATGCCATCACCCAATCAGAGAGGATTCTGCACGGGATATCACGGAAATGAAAAATGTCATACGGAGAAAAACAAAACTGGAAGACAGGAGCGGGGAAAGAAAAACCCAAAAAAAATCCAGGATGGAGAAAAACCAAAACAAGGTCGAGGCCGTATCAGGATAAAAGATTTTCTGCGGATTTTAGCTTTTTTAGCAGGAGCAGAGCTTGGGGTATGGTATTTTACCGGAACAGAGGGGATTGGAAGATATGGGGGATGGCTTGCAGCAGGAGCGGTGATTATTTTCCTTATGAAGTTTTTGTCGGCACACGTTAAAGAAGAGCCGGGAGTAGGGGACTCTAAAATTTCAAATAAAAGTCCTGCTCACCGGACGACCGGAAAAAGAACAGAAAAAGCAGGAGACAAGAGCCGGTATGACGAACAGGATGCAATAGCGGGGACTGAGTTCCTTCTTCGACCTGAAAGTGAGGAGGAATACCGTCAGAGAATGATGGAAGAAAGAAAACGGGAAGAGCGGCATTCACGGGAGGAGGGGACGGCTCTTCTCTCGGAGAATGCCGGGCAGTCAGCGGGCCCGGTTCTTGTGAGTATGGGGGAGAATGAGAACCGCATTGAGATACCCTACCTGCCATTTGTAATCGGGAAACATGCTGAGCTGGCGGACTTTTGTCTTTCCCGTCCCACGGTAAGCAGACTGCATCTGCGGATTGACAAAAGGGAGGGCGTATACATCGTAACAGATTTAAATTCAACCAATGGAACAACGGTAGAGGGGTACAAGCTCCAGGCGAATGAGACGGTGAGTATCCGGGATGGTGATATTATTTCAATTGCCGAAGTAAAATACCGGTTCGCAGAGATGCAACAGGGTCAAAAAAGCGTTACAGATAACTTAAAAAAGATGTAG
- a CDS encoding rhomboid family intramembrane serine protease, with product MNNYRKKAYVNGTIIAVNVIYFLFLEITGSSLNTGFMVERGAMYAPLILRYKEYYRLLTSVFMHFGIGHLINNMLVLFVLGDNLERALGKVKYLIFYLLCGVGANIVSLAVNIGRGSYVVSAGASGAIFGVVGGLVYAVAVNKGRLEDLSTQQLMILVAVTLYHGFTSVGVDNAAHVGGLIIGIFLGMIFYRKPGKNKRCIYNAENKEW from the coding sequence ATGAATAATTATAGAAAAAAAGCATATGTCAACGGAACTATTATAGCAGTTAATGTGATTTATTTTCTTTTCCTGGAGATAACAGGCTCTTCATTAAATACGGGGTTTATGGTTGAGCGGGGGGCTATGTATGCACCTCTTATATTGCGGTACAAGGAATATTACAGACTGCTCACTTCTGTTTTTATGCATTTTGGAATTGGCCATCTGATCAATAATATGTTGGTTTTATTCGTTCTTGGGGATAACCTGGAACGGGCGTTGGGCAAGGTGAAATATCTTATATTTTACCTGTTATGTGGTGTAGGGGCCAATATCGTGTCTTTGGCTGTCAACATAGGTAGAGGGTCTTATGTTGTCTCGGCTGGAGCATCGGGGGCTATTTTCGGTGTTGTAGGCGGACTTGTGTATGCTGTGGCTGTAAACAAGGGACGTCTGGAAGACCTGAGCACACAACAGTTGATGATACTGGTTGCAGTAACGCTCTATCACGGTTTTACGAGTGTCGGAGTAGACAACGCTGCGCATGTGGGCGGCCTGATAATTGGTATTTTTCTGGGCATGATTTTTTATAGAAAGCCTGGTAAAAATAAAAGATGCATATATAATGCAGAAAATAAGGAGTGGTGA
- a CDS encoding HIT family protein, protein MTDNNCIFCKIAGGEIPSATVYEDSDFRVILDLGPASRGHALILPKEHFKDLCELDESVAAKVLPLAGKIGAAMKKVLGCSGFNVVQNNGETAGQTVFHFHVHIIPRYEGGPAMVTWTPGNADSTELAEISNSLKEAMKS, encoded by the coding sequence ATGACAGATAACAATTGCATTTTTTGCAAAATCGCAGGAGGGGAGATACCATCAGCCACAGTGTACGAAGATTCAGATTTTAGAGTAATTCTGGATCTGGGTCCGGCATCCAGGGGACATGCCCTGATCTTGCCAAAAGAACATTTTAAAGATCTCTGTGAACTGGATGAATCAGTCGCAGCAAAGGTGCTTCCGCTAGCCGGTAAAATCGGAGCAGCAATGAAAAAGGTTCTGGGATGTTCAGGATTTAATGTGGTGCAGAATAATGGGGAGACAGCAGGACAGACAGTTTTTCATTTTCATGTGCATATCATTCCAAGATACGAAGGCGGACCGGCTATGGTCACCTGGACGCCGGGGAATGCTGATTCAACGGAACTTGCTGAAATTAGTAACAGCTTAAAAGAAGCAATGAAATCATAG
- a CDS encoding RNA polymerase sigma factor, with the protein MRQDERRLLKELYEDYSVPLKRFAASIGVHYDDIEDIVHDTIMGYYYRYPMDWDAKLKTTILIKILYSRWRDCYRKNSRCVTSIDAQDEEFLFMTKLLGADTLTYIMDNEMYREIWKLVEGMKKDWRDVILLRVIQELSTEETCEILNIPGTVCRTRLSRARKELRKRILEAGLIDDGYFKR; encoded by the coding sequence ATGCGGCAGGATGAACGCAGGCTTTTAAAGGAACTTTACGAAGACTACTCTGTTCCACTGAAAAGGTTTGCCGCCAGTATAGGCGTACATTATGATGACATTGAAGATATAGTGCATGACACAATCATGGGATACTATTATCGTTATCCAATGGATTGGGATGCAAAACTGAAGACAACCATACTTATCAAGATATTATACAGCAGATGGAGAGATTGTTACAGGAAGAATTCACGTTGTGTAACGAGCATCGACGCTCAGGACGAGGAATTTCTGTTTATGACCAAACTGCTTGGAGCTGATACATTAACCTATATTATGGATAATGAAATGTACCGTGAAATATGGAAACTTGTTGAGGGTATGAAGAAGGATTGGCGTGATGTGATTCTTCTCAGAGTAATACAGGAATTGTCGACAGAAGAGACATGTGAAATCCTGAACATACCGGGAACGGTTTGCCGAACCCGGTTGTCAAGAGCCAGAAAAGAGTTGCGCAAAAGAATTCTGGAAGCCGGTTTGATTGATGACGGCTATTTTAAGCGTTGA
- a CDS encoding undecaprenyldiphospho-muramoylpentapeptide beta-N-acetylglucosaminyltransferase, with translation MKKIILTGGGTAGHVTPNLALLPSLQKEEFEVRYVGSYNGIERRLIEETGIPYDGISSGKLRRYFDIKNFSDPLRVLKGYAEALKIIKKFKPDIVFSKGGFVAVPVVLAARHHKIPVIIHESDMTPGLANKICIPSAKKVCCNFPETLKYLPEDKAVLTGSPIREELLSGDRLAGLQYTHLSSSRPIILVIGGSLGSVTVNQAVRSILPELLEHFQIIHICGKGNLDENLIGKEGYVQYEYVDKPLRHLLAAADLVLSRAGANSICEILALRKPNILIPLSAAASRGDQILNANSFAKQGFSTVLEEEALTGDSLLQAITETYKNRQAFIDKMAESQLNNAVSTIINLIDECINA, from the coding sequence ATGAAAAAAATCATCCTGACCGGAGGCGGTACAGCCGGCCATGTCACCCCCAATCTTGCCCTTCTACCGTCTCTTCAAAAAGAAGAATTCGAAGTACGCTACGTTGGTTCCTACAATGGGATCGAACGCCGTCTGATTGAGGAGACTGGTATTCCCTATGACGGAATTTCGTCCGGAAAACTCCGCCGTTATTTTGACATCAAAAATTTCTCTGATCCCCTAAGAGTCCTCAAAGGTTATGCAGAGGCTCTGAAAATTATAAAAAAATTCAAACCTGACATTGTATTTTCAAAAGGAGGGTTTGTCGCCGTCCCCGTAGTCTTAGCCGCCAGGCATCATAAAATTCCTGTGATTATACACGAATCAGATATGACACCCGGCCTGGCCAATAAAATATGTATTCCTTCTGCTAAAAAAGTTTGTTGTAATTTTCCTGAAACATTGAAGTATCTCCCTGAAGACAAAGCTGTGTTAACCGGCTCTCCTATTCGTGAAGAGCTCTTGAGCGGCGATCGCCTGGCTGGGCTGCAATATACCCATCTGTCCTCCAGTCGTCCGATTATCCTGGTAATTGGAGGCAGTCTCGGTTCTGTGACCGTAAACCAGGCGGTCCGCAGCATTCTTCCTGAACTGTTAGAGCATTTCCAGATTATACATATCTGTGGCAAAGGTAATCTGGATGAAAACCTGATTGGCAAAGAAGGTTATGTTCAGTATGAATATGTAGATAAACCACTGAGGCATCTCCTTGCTGCTGCTGATCTTGTTCTTTCCAGAGCGGGGGCAAATTCCATCTGTGAAATTCTTGCTCTCAGAAAACCGAATATTCTGATTCCGCTTTCCGCCGCCGCGAGCCGCGGAGATCAAATCCTGAATGCCAATTCCTTTGCAAAACAGGGCTTTAGCACCGTTCTGGAGGAAGAGGCGCTGACAGGCGACTCTCTCCTGCAGGCAATTACCGAAACCTATAAAAACCGCCAGGCCTTTATAGACAAAATGGCTGAAAGCCAGCTTAATAACGCTGTTTCTACTATCATCAACCTGATCGATGAATGTATCAACGCTTAA
- a CDS encoding DUF4367 domain-containing protein, whose protein sequence is MSKDRDRHKTEYDLDQLLKESFRMDDKTLLERFQRAQTEIDDSQIPPEPEDGFERLLEKIEPRYTRDSTPEKKFRKIRRLKPIFKVAMVAGVIVMILLATTITAGAKKYFVYRKTVRPSIRNDVVLDNDRNVDKTGKLEDAYLEIEEEIGIVAIRMAWMPSGMVYSKTYISEQAATMTFDYQGNSFFIKQKIKDVTDSTNIISDRKEKDMVFSKWINQYIEVQKRITNEGETEYSAEFIRQNSYYYLAGIMEREDFDKIIENLYLEKGED, encoded by the coding sequence GTGAGCAAGGACCGGGACAGACACAAAACAGAATATGATTTGGATCAGCTTCTGAAAGAGTCATTTAGAATGGACGATAAAACGCTCCTGGAGAGGTTTCAGCGCGCACAGACTGAAATAGACGATAGCCAGATACCTCCGGAACCAGAAGATGGTTTTGAACGGTTGTTGGAAAAAATAGAGCCGAGATACACCAGGGATAGCACTCCTGAAAAGAAATTCAGGAAGATTCGCAGGCTTAAGCCGATTTTTAAAGTTGCTATGGTGGCCGGAGTTATTGTGATGATTTTGTTGGCGACGACTATCACTGCTGGGGCTAAGAAATATTTTGTTTATAGGAAGACAGTAAGGCCGAGTATTAGAAATGATGTGGTTCTAGATAATGACAGAAATGTCGATAAAACGGGAAAGCTGGAAGATGCCTATTTAGAGATTGAAGAAGAGATTGGAATAGTGGCTATACGTATGGCTTGGATGCCTTCAGGTATGGTATATTCAAAAACATATATAAGTGAGCAAGCTGCGACTATGACTTTTGATTATCAAGGCAACAGTTTTTTTATAAAACAAAAGATAAAGGACGTAACGGATTCTACAAATATCATTTCAGATAGAAAAGAAAAAGATATGGTCTTTAGTAAGTGGATTAATCAATATATTGAAGTTCAAAAGAGAATTACAAATGAGGGGGAGACAGAATACAGTGCTGAGTTTATAAGACAGAATTCATACTATTATTTAGCGGGGATTATGGAACGGGAAGACTTTGATAAAATTATTGAGAATTTATATTTAGAAAAAGGAGAAGATTGA
- a CDS encoding DUF6147 family protein, producing MKDKWKRILVCIIIFMCINVMPIYASETFYWNGMKIQENNDEASAILPESIDRSTGQTRGDIISTGIVSIVDKGEGKVALTVETWAHVPCDRICNGISFQKWNKTTEDWEELFFYEFEALKEDNPEEDLVILINGVDVENVQSGTYRARGFHAVYLGTEYEGYTSKTQGIQITK from the coding sequence GTGAAAGATAAATGGAAAAGGATACTAGTATGTATTATTATATTTATGTGTATTAATGTAATGCCAATATATGCATCTGAAACTTTTTATTGGAATGGTATGAAAATTCAAGAGAATAATGATGAAGCGTCTGCTATTCTTCCAGAAAGCATAGATCGCTCTACTGGACAAACGAGAGGCGATATTATATCTACTGGGATAGTTAGTATAGTGGACAAGGGAGAGGGAAAAGTAGCGTTGACTGTTGAAACATGGGCTCATGTTCCTTGCGACAGAATTTGTAATGGTATTTCTTTTCAGAAGTGGAACAAAACCACGGAAGATTGGGAAGAACTCTTTTTTTATGAATTCGAGGCTCTTAAAGAAGATAATCCAGAGGAGGATTTGGTTATATTAATAAATGGAGTAGATGTTGAAAATGTACAATCAGGTACATATAGGGCACGCGGTTTTCACGCAGTATATCTTGGAACAGAATATGAAGGTTACACATCAAAAACTCAAGGTATTCAGATTACTAAATAA
- a CDS encoding sigma 54-interacting transcriptional regulator, with protein MPSILLEIQETVMKYADIMSKIAQVEVEVVDKNLFRVAGTGLFKQHVNEDMAQEGYVYEHLLRTGSVEIIYNPGKERLCQKCPKKDSCSEEIEISMPIRLGGEIIGVIGLVGSSLEQKERVLSNEKMYLELLEQIADFIAVKAGELTESKKRAVLLDALDCVINHVEKGILILGGDNVVTMANEPAKRQLSIDMPEGQMAVVTPTGDNFSRQNEFKVLLNDKEYFVMGHLYDLDQDPRRYSKVLIFESTRVMQERFYEITNTVNPLSTFNIIGTSPQTLQMQEEIKKIARSTSTVLITGESGTGKELVATAIWKASDRRENRFIAINCGAIPEPLLESELFGYVKGAFTGADPNGRMGKFELANKGVIFLDEIGDMPLYLQVKLLRVIQERKIIRIGSNQVIPIDVRIIAATNKDLKEMMANNKFREDLYYRLNVIPLKIAPLRERREDIKDLVYYFANRYASLFDKNLLKISEETMDRLYEYPWYGNIRELENTVEFMINMMEEDGVLDTGTLPANISEPQTETGTVIQNDTALQEAVIPLKELERSEILKALRLCGNDTEGKKQAAKKLGIGLATLYRKVEGMDDTSGKIR; from the coding sequence ATGCCAAGTATCCTCCTAGAAATCCAGGAAACAGTAATGAAATATGCAGATATCATGTCCAAAATCGCCCAGGTGGAAGTGGAGGTTGTGGACAAGAATCTATTCCGTGTAGCAGGAACAGGGCTTTTCAAACAGCATGTTAATGAGGATATGGCTCAGGAGGGATATGTCTATGAGCACCTGCTCCGTACGGGAAGTGTAGAAATTATTTACAACCCGGGCAAAGAGCGTTTGTGCCAGAAATGTCCGAAAAAGGACAGCTGCAGTGAAGAAATCGAGATTTCCATGCCCATCCGGCTGGGTGGTGAGATTATTGGAGTAATTGGCCTGGTAGGGAGCAGTCTGGAGCAAAAAGAGCGGGTTCTTTCCAATGAAAAAATGTATCTGGAACTCCTGGAACAGATTGCAGATTTCATCGCAGTGAAGGCAGGCGAATTGACGGAGTCCAAAAAGAGGGCGGTGCTGCTGGATGCCCTGGACTGTGTGATTAACCATGTGGAGAAGGGCATTTTAATTCTGGGCGGCGATAATGTTGTTACGATGGCAAACGAACCGGCCAAACGGCAGCTTTCTATCGATATGCCGGAGGGGCAGATGGCGGTTGTCACACCGACCGGTGATAACTTCAGCCGTCAGAATGAATTTAAGGTGCTGTTAAATGACAAGGAATATTTTGTTATGGGCCATCTCTATGATCTGGATCAGGATCCCAGACGGTACTCCAAGGTACTGATATTTGAGAGCACCAGGGTAATGCAGGAGCGGTTTTATGAAATTACGAACACAGTTAATCCTCTCAGTACATTTAATATTATAGGAACCAGCCCGCAGACACTTCAAATGCAGGAAGAGATTAAAAAGATAGCGCGGAGCACCTCCACCGTCCTGATTACCGGAGAAAGTGGAACGGGAAAGGAGCTGGTGGCGACTGCCATCTGGAAGGCAAGCGACCGGAGGGAAAACCGTTTTATTGCCATCAACTGCGGAGCAATTCCGGAACCGCTCCTGGAGTCGGAATTGTTCGGTTATGTGAAGGGCGCGTTTACCGGTGCTGATCCGAATGGGCGTATGGGGAAGTTTGAACTGGCTAATAAAGGCGTGATTTTCCTGGATGAGATAGGAGATATGCCTCTTTATCTTCAAGTTAAGCTGTTGAGGGTAATACAGGAACGTAAGATTATCCGTATCGGTTCGAATCAGGTGATTCCGATTGATGTCAGAATCATTGCGGCGACCAATAAAGATCTGAAAGAGATGATGGCAAACAATAAATTCAGGGAGGACCTTTATTACCGGCTGAATGTCATACCGCTTAAGATTGCCCCATTAAGGGAACGGCGCGAGGATATTAAGGATCTGGTTTACTATTTTGCCAACCGCTATGCCAGCCTGTTCGATAAGAATCTCTTAAAAATATCCGAGGAGACGATGGACCGCCTCTATGAGTATCCCTGGTACGGAAATATCCGTGAGCTGGAAAATACGGTTGAATTTATGATTAATATGATGGAGGAGGACGGCGTTCTGGATACGGGGACGCTGCCGGCCAATATTTCGGAACCGCAGACGGAAACGGGAACCGTTATACAGAATGACACGGCGTTACAGGAAGCGGTGATTCCTCTCAAAGAGCTGGAACGCAGTGAAATTCTGAAGGCTCTGCGTCTCTGCGGCAATGATACGGAGGGGAAAAAGCAGGCGGCAAAAAAACTGGGAATTGGACTGGCGACTTTGTATCGGAAAGTGGAGGGAATGGATGATACGTCTGGCAAAATACGATGA
- a CDS encoding N-acetyltransferase: MIRLAKYDDLNRIMEIYQEARNYMEANGNPDQWGKNHPPRQLLEEDIEKGQLYVYTENDEAQTEDLKRTQIHGVFAFIIGHDPIYTYIEDGAWLNDEVYGTIHRIAGDGVAKGVFEKCLDFCKSQIANLRIDTHHNNLTMQHLIEKNGFEKCGIVYMEDGSPRIAYQYLAG, encoded by the coding sequence ATGATACGTCTGGCAAAATACGATGATTTAAACAGGATAATGGAAATTTACCAGGAAGCAAGAAATTATATGGAGGCCAACGGAAATCCGGACCAGTGGGGGAAAAATCATCCGCCGAGACAACTTCTGGAGGAAGATATCGAAAAGGGCCAACTTTATGTGTATACGGAAAATGATGAGGCTCAGACGGAGGATTTAAAAAGGACTCAAATACACGGAGTTTTTGCCTTCATCATTGGCCACGACCCAATCTACACTTATATAGAAGACGGTGCGTGGCTCAATGACGAGGTTTATGGAACCATTCACCGCATTGCCGGGGACGGTGTAGCAAAAGGGGTATTTGAGAAGTGCCTCGATTTTTGCAAATCTCAAATTGCCAACCTGAGAATCGACACACATCACAATAATCTCACGATGCAGCACCTGATTGAGAAAAACGGTTTTGAGAAATGCGGTATTGTTTATATGGAAGACGGAAGTCCGAGAATTGCATATCAGTATCTGGCCGGATGA
- the dpaL gene encoding diaminopropionate ammonia-lyase: protein MREEFKVVQYERKAGPKFNLNFLNLESAKKVRSFHASFPVYRETPLVELKNTAKAIGLGNIYVKDESYRFGLNAFKVLGGSYAIGNYLAKRLGKSITEMPYDKLISEEVRKELGDITFVTATDGNHGRGVAWTAKQLQQKSVVYMPKGSAEERLMNIRAEGADASITDLNYDEAVRLANTQADQKGWVMVQDTAWEGYEDIPGWIMQGYGTMGYEAYTQLPEKPTHIFLQAGVGSMAGAVAGFFAAAYGEDRPIITIVEPNKADCIFRTAEAADGTLHFVTGDMDTIMAGLACGEPCSIGWNVLRDYADNFISCPDYTAAQGMRLLGNPEAGDTKVISGESGASAFGCVAEIMRDPSLAELRAKLKLDENSRVLFFSTEGDTDKENYKSIVWDGAYPRK from the coding sequence ATGAGAGAGGAATTTAAAGTTGTTCAATATGAGCGCAAAGCAGGCCCAAAGTTTAACCTGAATTTCCTGAATCTTGAGAGTGCAAAGAAAGTAAGAAGTTTCCATGCGAGCTTTCCGGTATATAGAGAGACACCCCTGGTAGAACTGAAAAATACGGCAAAAGCAATAGGGCTTGGTAACATTTATGTTAAGGATGAATCCTACCGGTTCGGGCTGAATGCATTTAAGGTATTGGGCGGCAGTTATGCCATTGGCAATTACCTGGCGAAACGCCTGGGCAAGAGCATTACTGAAATGCCATATGATAAACTGATTTCTGAAGAGGTCAGAAAAGAACTGGGTGACATCACATTCGTAACGGCAACAGACGGCAATCATGGCCGTGGAGTTGCCTGGACCGCAAAACAGTTACAGCAGAAATCTGTTGTTTACATGCCGAAGGGCAGCGCAGAGGAACGCCTGATGAATATCAGGGCGGAGGGGGCAGATGCATCCATAACCGACTTAAACTATGACGAAGCGGTCCGCCTTGCCAACACGCAGGCGGATCAGAAGGGCTGGGTGATGGTCCAGGATACGGCATGGGAAGGATATGAGGATATTCCCGGCTGGATTATGCAGGGATACGGAACGATGGGATATGAGGCATATACACAGCTTCCCGAAAAACCGACCCACATTTTTTTACAGGCCGGAGTTGGCTCCATGGCCGGGGCGGTGGCAGGATTTTTTGCAGCGGCTTACGGCGAGGATAGGCCTATTATCACAATTGTAGAGCCCAATAAGGCCGACTGTATCTTCAGGACGGCGGAAGCGGCAGACGGAACCCTCCATTTTGTGACGGGAGATATGGATACCATCATGGCGGGACTGGCCTGCGGAGAACCGTGCAGCATCGGCTGGAACGTCCTGAGAGATTACGCCGACAACTTTATCTCGTGTCCAGATTACACGGCGGCACAGGGAATGAGACTTCTTGGGAACCCGGAGGCCGGAGACACGAAGGTGATATCGGGAGAGAGCGGAGCATCCGCCTTTGGCTGTGTAGCAGAGATTATGAGGGATCCTTCACTTGCCGAACTGAGGGCAAAGCTGAAACTGGATGAAAACTCCAGAGTGTTATTCTTCAGTACGGAGGGGGACACGGACAAAGAAAATTATAAATCAATCGTCTGGGACGGAGCATATCCCAGAAAGTAA
- a CDS encoding YgeY family selenium metabolism-linked hydrolase, with amino-acid sequence MDKEREEQVISLCQKLVQQKSYSGEESGVVSVLSENMKQMGFDEVTVDKYGNIIGCIKGKRPGRKILFDGHIDTVPVTEETEWIHPPFAAEIHDGKIYGRGTSDMKGAVAAMTCAASSFAKDTEKDFAGEIYVAGVVHEECFEGVAAREISKNVRPDYVVIGEASELNLKIGQRGRAEIVVETFGKPCHSANPEKGINAVYKMAKVIEAIRTLTPTHHPVLGDGILELTDIKSAPYPGASVVPEYCRATYDRRLLVGETKESVLAPINELLEKLMAEDPQLKVKASYALGKEKCHTGNEIEGERFFPGWLYDKEDEFVQDVYKKLQEKGFTPEITQYNFCTNGSHYAGEAGIKTFGLGPSKENLAHTLNEYVELDQLTKVTECYYGVMEALLK; translated from the coding sequence ATGGATAAAGAGAGAGAAGAGCAGGTAATTTCACTGTGTCAGAAACTGGTTCAGCAGAAGAGTTATTCCGGCGAGGAGAGCGGAGTGGTGAGCGTTCTTTCGGAAAACATGAAGCAGATGGGATTTGACGAGGTCACGGTGGATAAGTATGGCAACATCATCGGCTGCATCAAAGGAAAAAGACCGGGCAGGAAGATATTATTTGACGGCCACATTGATACAGTACCCGTTACAGAGGAAACAGAGTGGATTCATCCCCCGTTTGCAGCGGAAATCCATGACGGAAAGATTTACGGCAGAGGAACCAGTGATATGAAGGGCGCTGTGGCGGCAATGACATGCGCGGCCTCCAGTTTTGCGAAAGATACGGAAAAAGACTTTGCCGGAGAAATATATGTGGCGGGCGTGGTGCACGAGGAGTGCTTTGAGGGCGTTGCCGCCAGGGAAATCAGTAAAAACGTCCGTCCGGACTACGTAGTGATCGGTGAGGCATCCGAGCTCAACCTGAAGATTGGACAGAGGGGAAGAGCCGAGATTGTGGTTGAAACCTTTGGAAAACCGTGTCATTCGGCCAATCCGGAAAAGGGAATTAACGCGGTCTATAAGATGGCAAAGGTCATCGAGGCAATCCGCACTCTTACACCGACCCACCACCCGGTATTGGGCGACGGAATTCTGGAGCTGACGGATATCAAATCCGCGCCGTATCCCGGGGCATCCGTAGTACCGGAGTACTGCCGCGCAACCTATGACAGACGTCTTCTCGTAGGCGAAACGAAAGAGAGCGTCCTGGCCCCCATCAATGAGCTGCTTGAAAAACTGATGGCGGAAGACCCGCAGTTAAAGGTAAAGGCCTCCTATGCGCTGGGGAAAGAAAAGTGCCATACGGGCAATGAGATCGAGGGAGAGCGGTTCTTCCCGGGATGGTTATATGACAAAGAAGACGAGTTTGTTCAGGACGTCTATAAGAAGCTGCAGGAAAAGGGATTTACCCCTGAAATTACACAGTACAATTTCTGCACCAACGGCAGCCACTACGCGGGTGAGGCGGGCATTAAAACATTTGGCCTCGGGCCGTCCAAAGAAAATCTGGCCCATACACTGAACGAGTACGTTGAACTTGATCAGCTTACAAAAGTAACAGAGTGCTACTATGGGGTTATGGAAGCGCTTTTAAAATAA